A single window of Doryrhamphus excisus isolate RoL2022-K1 chromosome 5, RoL_Dexc_1.0, whole genome shotgun sequence DNA harbors:
- the sgip1a gene encoding SH3-containing GRB2-like protein 3-interacting protein 1 isoform X10, with amino-acid sequence MMEGLKKRTRKAFGIRKKEKDSDSAGSPDREGGSQRKTNGAPNGFYGEIDWDRYNSPELDEEGYSIRPEDEADKETRCPKSHFFSSDESEEEEDHRKKFKIKIKPLPSDQVVAVPSFEELKASIGNISLSPSPLRRSPGLKSNTSCEEIVRPRRVVPSVPTTAPTPAPVPQAPSSSQITPAPEDTTDLFGPPLETAFGEQKVEVVLSETDVWGAPLSESSRPFPTGSPPPLPPKNVPTSPLATGPASSDNTDESGEAENSSRKPSIADLDNIFGPEQAAPADEDAGDTWVCFTEKSPDRPPLPKEPAPPLPSSPPREEAAPPLPTSPPPPESPVPPLPMSPPPSEDTSSHLPKSPSMKEVTNASLTTSPPPSEEPAAPSIHSGHSTPDNPNPQSPSTSSLASPKELAFSPASTHPPADSHTSVPATPKPSTPPAVKSPAEETATFSIPPIQSKNTDGTQPKDNEGEIATSPKDSSQGNRGTPPPPPPPTYRAVVSSPGPTSGPGGTKSGSSSPVRPSTPSTVNPTPPPPPPRPPSRPKLPPGKPSVGDTNRPFSPPVHAASPPPIAPLARAESTSSISSTNSLSAATTPTVSKDLSVSENDQPSLVWFDRGKFYLTFEGCSRGPSPLTMGAQDTLPVAAAFTETVNAFFKGADPSKCVVKIIGEMVLSFPAGITRHFANNPSPAVLTFSITNYSRLEHVLPNPQLLCCDTSTQAKADSKDFWVNMPNLISHLKKVSEQKPQATYYNVDMLKYQVSVQGPVSTPLNLAVSWRCEPTSTDLRIDYKYNGEAMSTPMALNNVQFLVPVDGGVSKLQAVLPPAAWNAEQQRILWKIPDISQKSENGGVGSLLARFQLTEGPSKPAPLAVQFTSEGSTLSGCDIELAGPGYRFSLIKKRFAAGKYLADN; translated from the exons GATTGAAAAAACGTACCAGGAAGGCCTTTGGTATACGGAAGAAAGAGAAAGACAGTGACTCTGC GGGGTCCCCAGACAGAGAGGGAGGT tctcaAAGAAAGACCAATGGCGCTCCAAATGGATTCTATGGAGAAATTGACTGGGACAGATAT AACTCCCCTGAGTTGGATGAAGAGGGTTATAGCATCAGACCTGAAGATGAGGCAGATAAGGAAA CACGTTGCCCCAAGTCACATTTCTTCTCCTCTGATGAGtcggaagaagaggaggaccacaggaaaaagtttaaaattaagattaaaccACTCCCGTCTGATCAAGTTGTGGCAGTGCCCTCGTTTGAAGAACTGAAAGCCTCCATAGGCAACATTTCTCTATCCCCATCTCCTCTG AGACGTAGCCCG GGTTTGAAAAGTAACACCTCCT GTGAAGAGATTGTCAGACCACGACGTGTTGTTCCTTCTGTGCCTACTACGGCCCCCACACCAGCTCCTGTACCACAAGCCCCCAG CAGTAGTCAAATTACACCAGCCCCAGAAGACACGACAGATTTATTTGGGCCTCCTTTGGAAACAGCCTTTGGAGAGCAGAAAGTAGAAG TGGTTCTATCTGAGACTGATGTGTGGGGGGCTCCACTGTCAGAGTCCTCAAGACCCTTCCCCACAGGAA GTCCACCTCCACTTCCACCCAAGAATGTCCCAACGTCTCCCTTGGCAACTGGCCCTGCTTCGTCAGATAACACTG aTGAATCAGGAGAAGCAGAGAACTCCTCAAGAAAGCCATCCATTGCTGACTTGGATAACATATTTGGACCAGAGCAGGCTGCCCCAGCAGATGAGGATGCCGGTGACACGTGGGTCTGCTTCACTGAAAAATCTCCTGACCGACCACCTCTACCAAAGGAACCTGCACCTCCACTTCCCTCGTCCCCACCCAGAGAGGAAGCAGCGCCTCCGTTACCCACCTCTCCCCCACCACCGGAATCTCCTGTCCCACCATTACCTATGTCACCACCTCCCTCAGAAGACACTTCATCGCATCTGCCAAAATCCCCTTCAATGAAAGAAGTTACCAATGCTTCTTTAACCACTTCCCCACCTCCCTCAGAGGAGCCTGCTGCACCATCTATCCATTCTGGGCATTCTACACCTGATAACCCAAATCCACAATCTCCATCCACTTCCTCACTTGCTTCGCCCAAGGAGCTTGCCTTTTCACCCGCTTCTACTCATCCTCCTGCCGATTCACATACCAGCGTCCCAGCAACTCCCAAACCAAGCACGCCTCCAGCGGTGAAGTCCCCTGCTGAGGAAACAGCAACATTCTCCATTCCACCGATCCAGTCAAAGAATACAGATGGCACCCAACCTAAAGATAATGAAGGTGAAATTGCCACCTCGCCCAAAGATTCAAGCCAGGGCAACCGAGGTACACCTCCACCACCCCCTCCTCCTACATACCGGGCAGTGGTATCATCACCGGGTCCGACATCAGGACCTGGTGGGACAAAAAGTG GTTCTTCTTCTCCTGTACGACCTTCCACTCCTTCAACAGTCAACCccactccacctcctcctccgcccCGCCCCCCTTCCAGACCCAAACTCCCTCCTGGAAAACCATCTGTAGgagatact aatcgACCATTTAGTCCACCAGTCCATgcagccagccccccacccaTTGCTCCTTTGGCACGTGCGGAGAGCACCTCTTCCATCTCCTCGACCAACTCCCTCAGTGCCGCCACCACTCCCACTGTCAGCAAGGACCTTTCTGTGTCAG AGAATGACCAGCCATCCCTTGTATGGTTTGACAGAGGGAagttttatttaacctttgaAG GCTGCTCCAGAGGGCCAAGTCCTCTCACCATGGGGGCTCAGGACACACTCCCCGTGGCTGCTGCATTCACTGAGACAGTCAATGCCTTCTTTAAAGGGGCCGACCCCAGCAA ATGTGTTGTGAAGATCATAGGTGAGATGGTTTTGTCGTTTCCAGCGGGAATCACACGGCACTTTGCCAATAACCCGTCCCCCGCTGTGCTAACCTTCAGCATAACCAACTACAGTCGACTGGAGCATGTGCTGCCTAACCCCCAGCTGCTCTGCTG CGACACCAGTACACAAGCCAAGGCTGATTCCAAGGACTTTTGGGTGAACATGCCAAACCTGATATCTCATCTAAAGAAGGTGTCTGAACAGAAGCCGCAAGCAACATACTATAATGTGGATATGCTGAAATATCAG GTATCAGTACAGGGCCCCGTGTCCACCCCCCTGAATCTTGCAGTGAGCTGGAGGTGTGAGCCGACCAGCACTGACCTGAGGATAGACTACAAATATAACGGCGAGGCCATGTCAACACCAATGGCGCTGAATAATGTCCAGTTTCTTGTCCCGGTTGATGGAGGCGTTTCCAAACTACAAGCTGTGTTACCTCCTGCCGCATG GAATGCAGAGCAGCAAAGAATCCTATGGAAGATTCCAGATATCTCACAGAAATCAGAAAATGGAG GTGTCGGATCTTTGTTAGCCCGCTTCCAGCTAACAGAAGGCCCAAGTAAACCAGCTCCATTGGCTGTGCAGTTCACGAGTGAAGGCAGTACCCTGTCAGGCTGTGATATTGAACTGGCTGGACCCGGGTATCGCTTCTCGCTTATCAAGAAAAGGTTTGCTGCTG GAAAGTACCTGGCAGACAACTAA
- the sgip1a gene encoding SH3-containing GRB2-like protein 3-interacting protein 1 isoform X9 codes for MMEGLKKRTRKAFGIRKKEKDSDSAGSPDREGGSQRKTNGAPNGFYGEIDWDRYNSPELDEEGYSIRPEDEADKETRCPKSHFFSSDESEEEEDHRKKFKIKIKPLPSDQVVAVPSFEELKASIGNISLSPSPLRRSPGLKSNTSCEEIVRPRRVVPSVPTTAPTPAPVPQAPSSQITPAPEDTTDLFGPPLETAFGEQKVEVVLSETDVWGAPLSESSRPFPTGSPPPLPPKNVPTSPLATGPASSDNTDESGEAENSSRKPSIADLDNIFGPEQAAPADEDAGDTWVCFTEKSPDRPPLPKEPAPPLPSSPPREEAAPPLPTSPPPPESPVPPLPMSPPPSEDTSSHLPKSPSMKEVTNASLTTSPPPSEEPAAPSIHSGHSTPDNPNPQSPSTSSLASPKELAFSPASTHPPADSHTSVPATPKPSTPPAVKSPAEETATFSIPPIQSKNTDGTQPKDNEGEIATSPKDSSQGNRGTPPPPPPPTYRAVVSSPGPTSGPGGTKSGSSSPVRPSTPSTVNPTPPPPPPRPPSRPKLPPGKPSVGDTNRPFSPPVHAASPPPIAPLARAESTSSISSTNSLSAATTPTVSKDLSVSEDDAYVDKLPSFGRHFDSFAENDQPSLVWFDRGKFYLTFEGCSRGPSPLTMGAQDTLPVAAAFTETVNAFFKGADPSKCVVKIIGEMVLSFPAGITRHFANNPSPAVLTFSITNYSRLEHVLPNPQLLCCDTSTQAKADSKDFWVNMPNLISHLKKVSEQKPQATYYNVDMLKYQVSVQGPVSTPLNLAVSWRCEPTSTDLRIDYKYNGEAMSTPMALNNVQFLVPVDGGVSKLQAVLPPAAWNAEQQRILWKIPDISQKSENGGVGSLLARFQLTEGPSKPAPLAVQFTSEGSTLSGCDIELAGPGYRFSLIKKRFAAGKYLADN; via the exons GATTGAAAAAACGTACCAGGAAGGCCTTTGGTATACGGAAGAAAGAGAAAGACAGTGACTCTGC GGGGTCCCCAGACAGAGAGGGAGGT tctcaAAGAAAGACCAATGGCGCTCCAAATGGATTCTATGGAGAAATTGACTGGGACAGATAT AACTCCCCTGAGTTGGATGAAGAGGGTTATAGCATCAGACCTGAAGATGAGGCAGATAAGGAAA CACGTTGCCCCAAGTCACATTTCTTCTCCTCTGATGAGtcggaagaagaggaggaccacaggaaaaagtttaaaattaagattaaaccACTCCCGTCTGATCAAGTTGTGGCAGTGCCCTCGTTTGAAGAACTGAAAGCCTCCATAGGCAACATTTCTCTATCCCCATCTCCTCTG AGACGTAGCCCG GGTTTGAAAAGTAACACCTCCT GTGAAGAGATTGTCAGACCACGACGTGTTGTTCCTTCTGTGCCTACTACGGCCCCCACACCAGCTCCTGTACCACAAGCCCCCAG TAGTCAAATTACACCAGCCCCAGAAGACACGACAGATTTATTTGGGCCTCCTTTGGAAACAGCCTTTGGAGAGCAGAAAGTAGAAG TGGTTCTATCTGAGACTGATGTGTGGGGGGCTCCACTGTCAGAGTCCTCAAGACCCTTCCCCACAGGAA GTCCACCTCCACTTCCACCCAAGAATGTCCCAACGTCTCCCTTGGCAACTGGCCCTGCTTCGTCAGATAACACTG aTGAATCAGGAGAAGCAGAGAACTCCTCAAGAAAGCCATCCATTGCTGACTTGGATAACATATTTGGACCAGAGCAGGCTGCCCCAGCAGATGAGGATGCCGGTGACACGTGGGTCTGCTTCACTGAAAAATCTCCTGACCGACCACCTCTACCAAAGGAACCTGCACCTCCACTTCCCTCGTCCCCACCCAGAGAGGAAGCAGCGCCTCCGTTACCCACCTCTCCCCCACCACCGGAATCTCCTGTCCCACCATTACCTATGTCACCACCTCCCTCAGAAGACACTTCATCGCATCTGCCAAAATCCCCTTCAATGAAAGAAGTTACCAATGCTTCTTTAACCACTTCCCCACCTCCCTCAGAGGAGCCTGCTGCACCATCTATCCATTCTGGGCATTCTACACCTGATAACCCAAATCCACAATCTCCATCCACTTCCTCACTTGCTTCGCCCAAGGAGCTTGCCTTTTCACCCGCTTCTACTCATCCTCCTGCCGATTCACATACCAGCGTCCCAGCAACTCCCAAACCAAGCACGCCTCCAGCGGTGAAGTCCCCTGCTGAGGAAACAGCAACATTCTCCATTCCACCGATCCAGTCAAAGAATACAGATGGCACCCAACCTAAAGATAATGAAGGTGAAATTGCCACCTCGCCCAAAGATTCAAGCCAGGGCAACCGAGGTACACCTCCACCACCCCCTCCTCCTACATACCGGGCAGTGGTATCATCACCGGGTCCGACATCAGGACCTGGTGGGACAAAAAGTG GTTCTTCTTCTCCTGTACGACCTTCCACTCCTTCAACAGTCAACCccactccacctcctcctccgcccCGCCCCCCTTCCAGACCCAAACTCCCTCCTGGAAAACCATCTGTAGgagatact aatcgACCATTTAGTCCACCAGTCCATgcagccagccccccacccaTTGCTCCTTTGGCACGTGCGGAGAGCACCTCTTCCATCTCCTCGACCAACTCCCTCAGTGCCGCCACCACTCCCACTGTCAGCAAGGACCTTTCTGTGTCAG AAGATGATGCTTATGTAGACAAGCTGCCTTCCTTTGGGAGACATTTTGATTCATTTGCAG AGAATGACCAGCCATCCCTTGTATGGTTTGACAGAGGGAagttttatttaacctttgaAG GCTGCTCCAGAGGGCCAAGTCCTCTCACCATGGGGGCTCAGGACACACTCCCCGTGGCTGCTGCATTCACTGAGACAGTCAATGCCTTCTTTAAAGGGGCCGACCCCAGCAA ATGTGTTGTGAAGATCATAGGTGAGATGGTTTTGTCGTTTCCAGCGGGAATCACACGGCACTTTGCCAATAACCCGTCCCCCGCTGTGCTAACCTTCAGCATAACCAACTACAGTCGACTGGAGCATGTGCTGCCTAACCCCCAGCTGCTCTGCTG CGACACCAGTACACAAGCCAAGGCTGATTCCAAGGACTTTTGGGTGAACATGCCAAACCTGATATCTCATCTAAAGAAGGTGTCTGAACAGAAGCCGCAAGCAACATACTATAATGTGGATATGCTGAAATATCAG GTATCAGTACAGGGCCCCGTGTCCACCCCCCTGAATCTTGCAGTGAGCTGGAGGTGTGAGCCGACCAGCACTGACCTGAGGATAGACTACAAATATAACGGCGAGGCCATGTCAACACCAATGGCGCTGAATAATGTCCAGTTTCTTGTCCCGGTTGATGGAGGCGTTTCCAAACTACAAGCTGTGTTACCTCCTGCCGCATG GAATGCAGAGCAGCAAAGAATCCTATGGAAGATTCCAGATATCTCACAGAAATCAGAAAATGGAG GTGTCGGATCTTTGTTAGCCCGCTTCCAGCTAACAGAAGGCCCAAGTAAACCAGCTCCATTGGCTGTGCAGTTCACGAGTGAAGGCAGTACCCTGTCAGGCTGTGATATTGAACTGGCTGGACCCGGGTATCGCTTCTCGCTTATCAAGAAAAGGTTTGCTGCTG GAAAGTACCTGGCAGACAACTAA
- the sgip1a gene encoding SH3-containing GRB2-like protein 3-interacting protein 1 isoform X2, which produces MMEGLKKRTRKAFGIRKKEKDSDSAGSPDREGGETQEAESSQRKTNGAPNGFYGEIDWDRYNSPELDEEGYSIRPEDEADKETRCPKSHFFSSDESEEEEDHRKKFKIKIKPLPSDQVVAVPSFEELKASIGNISLSPSPLRRSPGLKSNTSCEEIVRPRRVVPSVPTTAPTPAPVPQAPSSQITPAPEDTTDLFGPPLETAFGEQKVEVVLSETDVWGAPLSESSRPFPTGSPPPLPPKNVPTSPLATGPASSDNTDESGEAENSSRKPSIADLDNIFGPEQAAPADEDAGDTWVCFTEKSPDRPPLPKEPAPPLPSSPPREEAAPPLPTSPPPPESPVPPLPMSPPPSEDTSSHLPKSPSMKEVTNASLTTSPPPSEEPAAPSIHSGHSTPDNPNPQSPSTSSLASPKELAFSPASTHPPADSHTSVPATPKPSTPPAVKSPAEETATFSIPPIQSKNTDGTQPKDNEGEIATSPKDSSQGNRGTPPPPPPPTYRAVVSSPGPTSGPGGTKSGSSSPVRPSTPSTVNPTPPPPPPRPPSRPKLPPGKPSVGDTNRPFSPPVHAASPPPIAPLARAESTSSISSTNSLSAATTPTVSKDLSVSEDDAYVDKLPSFGRHFDSFAENDQPSLVWFDRGKFYLTFEGCSRGPSPLTMGAQDTLPVAAAFTETVNAFFKGADPSKCVVKIIGEMVLSFPAGITRHFANNPSPAVLTFSITNYSRLEHVLPNPQLLCCDTSTQAKADSKDFWVNMPNLISHLKKVSEQKPQATYYNVDMLKYQVSVQGPVSTPLNLAVSWRCEPTSTDLRIDYKYNGEAMSTPMALNNVQFLVPVDGGVSKLQAVLPPAAWNAEQQRILWKIPDISQKSENGGVGSLLARFQLTEGPSKPAPLAVQFTSEGSTLSGCDIELAGPGYRFSLIKKRFAAGKYLADN; this is translated from the exons GATTGAAAAAACGTACCAGGAAGGCCTTTGGTATACGGAAGAAAGAGAAAGACAGTGACTCTGC GGGGTCCCCAGACAGAGAGGGAGGT GAAACCCAAGAGGCTGAATCG tctcaAAGAAAGACCAATGGCGCTCCAAATGGATTCTATGGAGAAATTGACTGGGACAGATAT AACTCCCCTGAGTTGGATGAAGAGGGTTATAGCATCAGACCTGAAGATGAGGCAGATAAGGAAA CACGTTGCCCCAAGTCACATTTCTTCTCCTCTGATGAGtcggaagaagaggaggaccacaggaaaaagtttaaaattaagattaaaccACTCCCGTCTGATCAAGTTGTGGCAGTGCCCTCGTTTGAAGAACTGAAAGCCTCCATAGGCAACATTTCTCTATCCCCATCTCCTCTG AGACGTAGCCCG GGTTTGAAAAGTAACACCTCCT GTGAAGAGATTGTCAGACCACGACGTGTTGTTCCTTCTGTGCCTACTACGGCCCCCACACCAGCTCCTGTACCACAAGCCCCCAG TAGTCAAATTACACCAGCCCCAGAAGACACGACAGATTTATTTGGGCCTCCTTTGGAAACAGCCTTTGGAGAGCAGAAAGTAGAAG TGGTTCTATCTGAGACTGATGTGTGGGGGGCTCCACTGTCAGAGTCCTCAAGACCCTTCCCCACAGGAA GTCCACCTCCACTTCCACCCAAGAATGTCCCAACGTCTCCCTTGGCAACTGGCCCTGCTTCGTCAGATAACACTG aTGAATCAGGAGAAGCAGAGAACTCCTCAAGAAAGCCATCCATTGCTGACTTGGATAACATATTTGGACCAGAGCAGGCTGCCCCAGCAGATGAGGATGCCGGTGACACGTGGGTCTGCTTCACTGAAAAATCTCCTGACCGACCACCTCTACCAAAGGAACCTGCACCTCCACTTCCCTCGTCCCCACCCAGAGAGGAAGCAGCGCCTCCGTTACCCACCTCTCCCCCACCACCGGAATCTCCTGTCCCACCATTACCTATGTCACCACCTCCCTCAGAAGACACTTCATCGCATCTGCCAAAATCCCCTTCAATGAAAGAAGTTACCAATGCTTCTTTAACCACTTCCCCACCTCCCTCAGAGGAGCCTGCTGCACCATCTATCCATTCTGGGCATTCTACACCTGATAACCCAAATCCACAATCTCCATCCACTTCCTCACTTGCTTCGCCCAAGGAGCTTGCCTTTTCACCCGCTTCTACTCATCCTCCTGCCGATTCACATACCAGCGTCCCAGCAACTCCCAAACCAAGCACGCCTCCAGCGGTGAAGTCCCCTGCTGAGGAAACAGCAACATTCTCCATTCCACCGATCCAGTCAAAGAATACAGATGGCACCCAACCTAAAGATAATGAAGGTGAAATTGCCACCTCGCCCAAAGATTCAAGCCAGGGCAACCGAGGTACACCTCCACCACCCCCTCCTCCTACATACCGGGCAGTGGTATCATCACCGGGTCCGACATCAGGACCTGGTGGGACAAAAAGTG GTTCTTCTTCTCCTGTACGACCTTCCACTCCTTCAACAGTCAACCccactccacctcctcctccgcccCGCCCCCCTTCCAGACCCAAACTCCCTCCTGGAAAACCATCTGTAGgagatact aatcgACCATTTAGTCCACCAGTCCATgcagccagccccccacccaTTGCTCCTTTGGCACGTGCGGAGAGCACCTCTTCCATCTCCTCGACCAACTCCCTCAGTGCCGCCACCACTCCCACTGTCAGCAAGGACCTTTCTGTGTCAG AAGATGATGCTTATGTAGACAAGCTGCCTTCCTTTGGGAGACATTTTGATTCATTTGCAG AGAATGACCAGCCATCCCTTGTATGGTTTGACAGAGGGAagttttatttaacctttgaAG GCTGCTCCAGAGGGCCAAGTCCTCTCACCATGGGGGCTCAGGACACACTCCCCGTGGCTGCTGCATTCACTGAGACAGTCAATGCCTTCTTTAAAGGGGCCGACCCCAGCAA ATGTGTTGTGAAGATCATAGGTGAGATGGTTTTGTCGTTTCCAGCGGGAATCACACGGCACTTTGCCAATAACCCGTCCCCCGCTGTGCTAACCTTCAGCATAACCAACTACAGTCGACTGGAGCATGTGCTGCCTAACCCCCAGCTGCTCTGCTG CGACACCAGTACACAAGCCAAGGCTGATTCCAAGGACTTTTGGGTGAACATGCCAAACCTGATATCTCATCTAAAGAAGGTGTCTGAACAGAAGCCGCAAGCAACATACTATAATGTGGATATGCTGAAATATCAG GTATCAGTACAGGGCCCCGTGTCCACCCCCCTGAATCTTGCAGTGAGCTGGAGGTGTGAGCCGACCAGCACTGACCTGAGGATAGACTACAAATATAACGGCGAGGCCATGTCAACACCAATGGCGCTGAATAATGTCCAGTTTCTTGTCCCGGTTGATGGAGGCGTTTCCAAACTACAAGCTGTGTTACCTCCTGCCGCATG GAATGCAGAGCAGCAAAGAATCCTATGGAAGATTCCAGATATCTCACAGAAATCAGAAAATGGAG GTGTCGGATCTTTGTTAGCCCGCTTCCAGCTAACAGAAGGCCCAAGTAAACCAGCTCCATTGGCTGTGCAGTTCACGAGTGAAGGCAGTACCCTGTCAGGCTGTGATATTGAACTGGCTGGACCCGGGTATCGCTTCTCGCTTATCAAGAAAAGGTTTGCTGCTG GAAAGTACCTGGCAGACAACTAA